One Gordonia mangrovi genomic region harbors:
- a CDS encoding D-2-hydroxyacid dehydrogenase, translated as MATQRPIIAILGADGVPDPTNLDEISDLATIRPCTAQTLPTALTGADVLLVWDFFSRALKDNWGPATADLRWVHVCAAGVDSLLFDDLRSSPIVVTNAAGVFDRPIAEFVLASVLAQHKQLHVSRRLQDQRVWQHRETTRTEGTSALVIGTGGIGRATARLLRAVGVEVTGAGRTARADDPDFGTVVPTVDLAAHVGDFDTVVAIAPLTSQTERMIDATVLRAMRPDAHLVNVGRGQLVDEPALIAALQQGEIGAASLDVFTDEPLDPSSPFWAMDNVAISAHMSGDVVGWRDVLADQFLTNLRRYLETEGHLADTLGNVVDKDRGYVVSATRTGGDSRL; from the coding sequence GTGGCCACACAACGACCGATCATCGCGATCCTGGGGGCCGACGGGGTCCCGGACCCGACCAACCTCGATGAGATCTCCGATCTCGCCACCATCCGGCCGTGTACCGCGCAGACCTTGCCGACGGCACTGACGGGCGCCGACGTCCTGCTGGTATGGGATTTCTTCTCCCGCGCCCTCAAGGACAACTGGGGTCCGGCGACCGCGGATCTGCGCTGGGTGCATGTGTGCGCGGCCGGGGTCGATTCGCTGCTGTTCGACGATCTGCGCTCCTCGCCGATCGTGGTCACCAACGCCGCGGGGGTGTTCGACCGCCCCATCGCCGAGTTCGTACTCGCATCGGTCCTCGCGCAGCACAAGCAACTGCACGTGTCCCGAAGGTTGCAGGACCAGCGGGTGTGGCAGCACCGCGAGACCACCCGTACCGAGGGCACATCGGCGTTGGTCATCGGAACCGGCGGCATCGGCCGGGCCACCGCACGTCTGCTCCGCGCCGTCGGCGTCGAGGTGACCGGGGCGGGGCGCACCGCGCGCGCCGACGACCCCGACTTCGGGACCGTCGTCCCCACTGTCGACCTGGCCGCCCACGTCGGTGACTTCGACACGGTGGTGGCCATCGCGCCGCTCACCTCCCAGACCGAACGGATGATCGACGCCACGGTGCTGCGGGCCATGCGTCCCGACGCACATCTCGTGAACGTGGGCCGCGGGCAGCTCGTCGACGAACCGGCCTTGATCGCGGCGCTGCAGCAGGGTGAGATCGGCGCGGCCTCCCTGGACGTGTTCACCGACGAACCGCTCGATCCGTCGAGTCCGTTCTGGGCGATGGACAACGTGGCCATCTCGGCACATATGAGCGGTGACGTGGTGGGGTGGCGTGATGTGCTCGCCGATCAGTTCCTCACCAATCTGCGTCGCTACCTCGAGACCGAGGGACACCTCGCGGACACATTGGGCAATGTGGTCGACAAAGATCGTGGATACGTCGTGAGCGCTACACGCACGGGCGGCGATAGTAGGCTGTAG
- a CDS encoding aspartate aminotransferase family protein, giving the protein MTVTAETMQTAQTASLSPALKQATPVVVDHAQGSWIHGTDGHDYLDFTTGIGVTSTGHCHPRVVAAAQEQCTKIIHAQYTTVMHPPLLELTEKLGGVLPLGLDSVFYANSGSEAVEAAIRLARMATARPNIIVFQGGFHGRTVAAASLTTAGTRFSAGFSPLMSGVHMSPFPYAYRYGWDTDAAVDFALRELDYLLQSRVAPNDTAAFLIEPVLGDGGYLPTPPRFLEGLRERADRHGILFILDEVQAGFGRTGKFWGHQHATDLTPDILITAKGLASGFPISAIAASTELMSKAWPGSQGGTYGGNAVAAAAAIATIDVIRDENLVENARVRGMQLLSGLQDIAARFDAIGDVRGLGLMAGIEFVARGDGDVPVPDAAAAAAVQQATTRHGLLTLTCGPAGNVVRLIPALVVTEDEIALGLERFATTLSDVFADDTLGQR; this is encoded by the coding sequence ATGACCGTCACTGCCGAAACCATGCAGACCGCCCAGACCGCATCGCTGAGCCCCGCACTGAAACAGGCGACGCCCGTCGTCGTCGACCACGCGCAGGGCTCCTGGATTCATGGCACCGACGGCCACGACTACCTCGACTTCACCACCGGCATCGGTGTCACCAGCACCGGCCACTGCCACCCGCGCGTGGTCGCCGCCGCCCAGGAGCAGTGCACCAAGATCATCCACGCCCAGTACACGACGGTGATGCATCCGCCGCTGCTGGAACTGACCGAGAAGCTCGGCGGCGTCCTGCCACTCGGCCTCGACTCGGTGTTCTACGCCAACTCCGGTTCCGAAGCCGTCGAGGCCGCCATCCGGCTGGCCCGCATGGCCACCGCCCGCCCGAACATCATCGTCTTCCAGGGCGGCTTCCACGGCCGCACCGTGGCCGCGGCCAGCCTGACCACCGCAGGCACCCGCTTCTCGGCCGGCTTCTCCCCGCTCATGTCGGGTGTGCACATGTCCCCGTTCCCTTACGCCTACCGCTACGGCTGGGACACCGACGCCGCCGTCGACTTCGCGTTGCGTGAGCTCGACTACCTGCTGCAGTCGCGGGTGGCGCCCAATGACACCGCCGCGTTCCTCATCGAGCCGGTCCTCGGCGACGGCGGATACCTGCCCACCCCGCCACGGTTCCTGGAGGGTCTGCGCGAGCGTGCCGATCGCCACGGCATCCTGTTCATCCTCGACGAGGTGCAGGCCGGTTTCGGTCGCACCGGCAAGTTCTGGGGACATCAGCATGCGACGGATCTCACGCCCGACATCCTGATCACCGCCAAGGGCCTCGCGTCGGGCTTCCCCATCTCGGCGATCGCCGCGTCGACCGAGCTGATGAGCAAGGCCTGGCCCGGGTCCCAGGGCGGCACCTACGGCGGCAACGCGGTCGCCGCGGCGGCCGCCATCGCCACCATCGACGTGATCCGCGATGAGAACCTCGTGGAGAACGCACGCGTCCGCGGCATGCAGCTGCTCAGCGGATTGCAGGACATCGCCGCACGTTTCGACGCGATCGGCGACGTGCGTGGCCTGGGACTGATGGCGGGCATCGAGTTCGTCGCGCGCGGCGACGGCGACGTCCCGGTACCCGATGCGGCTGCCGCCGCCGCGGTGCAGCAGGCCACCACCCGCCACGGGCTGCTCACCCTGACCTGCGGCCCGGCCGGAAACGTGGTGCGCCTCATCCCTGCGCTGGTGGTGACCGAGGACGAGATCGCGCTGGGGCTGGAGCGGTTCGCGACCACCCTGTCCGATGTGTTCGCAGACGATACGCTCGGGCAGAGATGA
- a CDS encoding FAD-binding and (Fe-S)-binding domain-containing protein — protein sequence MTDVDTRGSARAGDLDVSGDLTALGVEVDTAPRRLAEYSYDASNYRIRPLAVVFPHTDRDVARTAAYCHAHGIALIARGGGTSMAGNAIGRGVVIDLSRHMHQVRAVDAEEATAVADSGIVLTTLAAHARSVTDGRLTFAPDPSSASRATLGGAIGNDACGNHSVRHGRTTDHVEELFLVTADGLRLTATRTGISATDPSDTDAAARADLLTAQLRDLTARNLAILRTDLETIPRQVSGYHLSKMLPENGFDVARALVGSEGTCAIVVAARVRLVPVATSPLLLCVGYPTVSDAARDVPTILPYAPSAVEGIDRKIVATMAARRGRDTVAALPGIADRDCTAWLFIDLDEHSATQLSETDVAATAKRLLDELRAGGRMIAGTTVPDPVARKSLWRVREDGAGLSSRLADPDDDGADSGYESWPGWEDAAVAPERLADYLDDFTGLLDHHDLTGVMYGHFGAGCMHVRITFDLRSAEGRATMDRFCSEAARLVVEHGGSLSGEHGDGRARSALLPVMYSPAMLDAFAEFKRIWDPQGVLNPGSIVDPDPITDDLALAEVPARRWPTMFDLGHGAGSTQAATPDPGRQQLLLDPFVHAVQGCIGVGRCRASSGGVMCPSYRATGDEKDSTRGRARVLQEMVRTAPDIDSGWRSTDVAEALDLCLSCKACSTDCPTGVDMATYKAEFLHHHYAGRRRPLSHYSLGWMPAWLGIAGALAPILNASLDSPLRRIAARAGGLDPRRSMPRFARRRDRRRHLKALPAVTSTTETILFVDSFTQAFRPQVATAAAEVLGATGDRVGCSADNCCALTWISTGQLEHARKVLTRTADALDDGTDRPIVLPEPSCAAALRKDLPELVDKDAARRVAARVHSFADYLPRLIEQGWTPPGLPESVTLQTHCHEYAVFGARTGAKVLESLGVQVHTADGCCGVAGNFGFERGHYEVSVAVSENALAPALRVAPDRPVITDGFSCAMSVDHLADTDAEIDATGIHLAELLTQPAPTAPASPPTEPAEAPTEPAFPSTESDPASTDPDNSRGA from the coding sequence ATGACCGATGTCGACACCAGGGGATCCGCTCGCGCCGGAGACTTAGACGTTTCCGGCGACCTCACCGCGCTCGGTGTCGAGGTCGACACCGCGCCGCGGCGGCTCGCCGAGTATTCCTACGACGCTTCCAATTACCGGATTCGCCCACTGGCGGTGGTGTTCCCGCACACCGATCGCGATGTGGCGCGCACCGCCGCGTACTGCCATGCCCACGGCATCGCGCTCATCGCGCGCGGCGGCGGTACGTCGATGGCCGGCAACGCCATCGGGCGGGGTGTGGTCATCGACCTGTCCCGCCACATGCACCAGGTGCGTGCGGTGGACGCCGAGGAGGCCACCGCGGTCGCCGACAGCGGCATCGTGCTCACCACACTCGCGGCCCACGCCCGCTCGGTCACCGACGGCCGGCTCACATTTGCACCCGATCCGTCGTCGGCGTCGCGGGCCACGCTCGGTGGCGCCATCGGCAACGACGCCTGCGGCAATCACTCGGTGCGGCACGGCCGCACCACCGATCACGTCGAGGAACTCTTCCTCGTCACCGCCGACGGATTGCGCCTGACCGCCACCCGTACCGGGATCAGCGCGACCGACCCCTCCGACACCGACGCCGCCGCACGCGCCGACCTGCTGACCGCGCAGTTGCGGGATCTGACCGCACGCAACCTGGCGATCTTGCGCACCGACCTGGAGACCATCCCGCGCCAGGTGTCCGGCTACCACCTATCGAAGATGTTGCCGGAGAACGGGTTCGACGTGGCACGGGCACTCGTCGGGAGTGAGGGCACGTGCGCGATCGTGGTTGCGGCCCGGGTGCGTCTGGTTCCGGTGGCCACCTCGCCGTTGCTGCTGTGCGTCGGGTACCCGACGGTCAGCGACGCGGCGCGCGATGTCCCGACGATCCTGCCCTACGCGCCGTCGGCGGTGGAGGGCATCGACCGCAAGATCGTCGCCACCATGGCTGCGCGACGTGGTCGGGACACCGTCGCCGCCTTGCCCGGCATCGCCGATCGAGACTGCACGGCGTGGCTGTTCATCGATCTCGATGAGCACAGCGCCACACAGCTTTCCGAGACCGATGTGGCGGCCACCGCCAAGCGGTTGCTCGACGAGCTCCGGGCCGGCGGGCGGATGATCGCCGGCACCACCGTGCCCGATCCGGTTGCGCGCAAGTCGCTCTGGCGGGTCCGCGAGGACGGCGCCGGGCTCTCCTCGCGCCTGGCCGATCCCGATGACGACGGCGCCGACAGCGGGTACGAATCATGGCCCGGCTGGGAGGACGCGGCCGTCGCGCCGGAGCGTCTGGCCGACTATCTCGACGATTTCACCGGGCTCCTCGACCATCACGACCTCACCGGGGTGATGTACGGCCACTTCGGCGCGGGGTGCATGCATGTGCGGATCACGTTCGACCTGCGCTCCGCCGAGGGCCGCGCGACGATGGACCGGTTCTGTTCCGAGGCAGCGCGTCTCGTCGTCGAGCACGGCGGCTCGCTGTCCGGCGAGCACGGTGACGGCCGGGCGCGCTCGGCGCTGCTGCCGGTGATGTACTCGCCGGCGATGCTCGACGCCTTCGCGGAGTTCAAACGGATCTGGGACCCGCAGGGGGTGCTCAACCCGGGCTCCATCGTCGACCCGGACCCGATCACCGACGATCTCGCGCTCGCCGAGGTGCCCGCGCGCCGCTGGCCGACGATGTTCGACCTCGGCCACGGGGCCGGCTCCACACAAGCGGCCACCCCGGACCCGGGCCGCCAGCAGCTACTCCTCGACCCGTTCGTGCACGCTGTGCAGGGCTGCATCGGTGTCGGACGATGCCGCGCGTCGTCGGGCGGGGTGATGTGCCCGAGCTACCGGGCCACCGGTGACGAGAAGGATTCCACCCGCGGACGTGCGCGGGTGCTGCAGGAGATGGTGCGCACCGCCCCGGACATCGACTCCGGTTGGCGGTCAACCGATGTGGCCGAGGCACTGGACCTGTGCCTGTCCTGCAAGGCGTGCTCCACCGACTGCCCGACCGGCGTCGACATGGCCACCTACAAGGCCGAGTTCCTGCACCACCACTACGCCGGACGACGACGTCCCCTGTCGCACTATTCGCTGGGTTGGATGCCCGCCTGGCTCGGCATCGCCGGCGCGTTGGCCCCGATCCTCAATGCGAGTCTCGACAGCCCGCTGCGACGGATCGCCGCCCGCGCCGGTGGCCTCGATCCACGCCGGAGCATGCCCCGGTTCGCGCGGCGCCGCGATCGGCGCCGCCACCTGAAGGCGCTGCCGGCGGTCACGTCGACGACCGAGACGATTCTGTTCGTCGACTCGTTCACCCAGGCGTTTCGGCCGCAGGTCGCGACTGCCGCTGCCGAGGTGCTCGGTGCGACCGGTGACCGCGTCGGCTGCAGCGCCGACAACTGCTGCGCGCTGACCTGGATCTCCACCGGTCAGCTCGAACACGCACGGAAGGTGCTGACGCGCACCGCCGACGCGCTCGACGACGGCACCGACCGGCCGATCGTGCTGCCCGAACCGAGTTGCGCCGCCGCACTGCGCAAGGATCTACCCGAACTGGTCGACAAGGACGCCGCCCGACGCGTCGCCGCGCGGGTGCACAGTTTCGCCGACTACCTCCCCCGGCTCATCGAGCAGGGCTGGACTCCGCCCGGTCTGCCCGAGTCGGTGACCCTGCAGACGCACTGCCACGAATATGCCGTCTTCGGAGCCCGGACCGGGGCGAAGGTGCTCGAATCGCTGGGCGTGCAGGTGCACACGGCCGACGGGTGTTGCGGCGTCGCGGGCAACTTCGGTTTCGAGCGTGGGCACTACGAGGTCAGCGTCGCGGTATCGGAGAACGCGCTGGCGCCCGCACTGCGCGTGGCACCGGATCGGCCGGTCATCACCGACGGATTCAGTTGCGCCATGTCCGTCGATCATCTCGCCGACACCGACGCCGAGATCGATGCCACCGGCATCCACCTCGCCGAACTCCTCACCCAGCCCGCGCCGACGGCACCCGCTTCTCCGCCGACGGAACCCGCAGAAGCGCCGACAGAACCCGCTTTTCCGTCGACAGAATCCGATCCCGCATCCACCGACCCCGACAATTCGAGAGGAGCGTGA
- a CDS encoding NAD-dependent succinate-semialdehyde dehydrogenase: MTATIPTTDASQAIARLHTDLFIDGQWRPAAAGATFTVDNPATGQPLAVVADGNADDARSALQAAAEHQAAWAATSPRSRSEILYRAYQLIMDRVDEIAAVMTAEMGKPFAEAKGEVAYGAEFFRWFAEEAVRIGGDHTVTGDGNNRVIVSKQPVGPCILITPWNFPLAMGTRKIGPAVAAGCTMVFKPAELTPLTALLLTDILRDAGLPDGVLNVVTTTDPGAVVGEWMSSGQARKVSFTGSTEVGKILLGQAAGTVMRTSMELGGNAPFIVCADADVDRAIDGVMVAKMRNMGQACTAANRIFVHRDVLDDFTEKLATRMSGLVVGDGAADGTQVGPLVEEKATDKVTTLVSDAVERGARIVCGGTVSDGPGHFYPPTVLTDVDPGADLMHTEIFGPVAAIIPFGSTVGDATSDDDEVLRLANDTPWGLVGYLYTQDIDRADRLSAALEVGMVGVNTGLVSNPAAPFGGIKQSGLGREGGRLGIEEFLDIKYVARPITR, encoded by the coding sequence ATGACGGCCACCATCCCCACCACGGACGCGTCGCAGGCCATCGCGCGTCTCCACACCGATCTGTTCATCGACGGTCAGTGGCGGCCCGCGGCAGCCGGCGCCACATTCACCGTGGACAACCCGGCCACCGGGCAGCCATTGGCCGTGGTCGCCGACGGCAACGCCGACGACGCGCGCAGTGCACTGCAGGCCGCTGCCGAACACCAGGCCGCGTGGGCCGCGACCTCACCGCGCTCACGCAGCGAGATCCTGTATCGCGCATACCAGCTCATCATGGATCGCGTCGACGAGATCGCCGCGGTGATGACCGCCGAGATGGGCAAGCCGTTCGCGGAGGCCAAGGGGGAGGTCGCCTACGGCGCCGAGTTCTTCCGCTGGTTCGCCGAGGAAGCCGTGCGTATCGGCGGCGATCACACGGTCACCGGCGACGGCAACAACCGGGTGATCGTCAGCAAGCAGCCGGTCGGTCCGTGCATCCTCATCACCCCGTGGAACTTCCCGCTCGCCATGGGCACCCGCAAGATCGGACCCGCGGTCGCCGCGGGCTGCACGATGGTGTTCAAACCCGCCGAACTCACCCCGCTGACCGCGCTGCTGCTCACCGACATCCTGCGTGACGCGGGTCTGCCCGACGGTGTGCTCAATGTGGTGACCACCACCGACCCCGGTGCCGTGGTGGGTGAATGGATGTCCTCGGGCCAGGCCCGCAAGGTGAGTTTCACCGGCTCCACCGAGGTCGGCAAGATCCTGCTCGGCCAGGCGGCCGGGACGGTGATGCGGACGTCGATGGAACTCGGCGGCAATGCACCGTTCATCGTGTGCGCCGACGCCGACGTCGACCGCGCCATCGACGGCGTGATGGTCGCCAAGATGCGCAACATGGGTCAGGCGTGCACCGCGGCCAACCGGATCTTCGTCCACCGCGACGTGCTCGACGACTTCACCGAGAAGCTGGCCACCCGGATGAGTGGCCTGGTCGTCGGCGACGGCGCTGCCGACGGCACCCAGGTCGGGCCGCTCGTCGAAGAGAAGGCCACCGACAAGGTCACCACCCTGGTGTCCGATGCGGTCGAGCGCGGGGCGCGGATCGTCTGCGGTGGAACAGTGTCCGACGGCCCTGGGCACTTCTACCCGCCGACCGTGCTGACCGATGTGGACCCGGGCGCCGACCTCATGCACACCGAGATCTTCGGTCCGGTCGCGGCGATCATCCCGTTCGGTAGCACAGTAGGCGATGCCACCTCCGACGACGACGAGGTGCTGCGCCTGGCCAACGACACCCCGTGGGGCCTGGTCGGCTACCTCTACACCCAGGACATCGATCGCGCCGACCGACTGTCGGCCGCCCTCGAGGTCGGCATGGTCGGGGTCAACACCGGACTCGTGTCCAATCCGGCCGCCCCATTCGGCGGCATCAAGCAGTCCGGCCTCGGCCGCGAGGGCGGTCGACTCGGCATCGAGGAGTTTCTCGACATAAAGTATGTAGCGCGGCCGATCACCCGCTGA
- a CDS encoding M24 family metallopeptidase, producing MYLGAQLFTDSEYEQRLTRVRELMDRQGLSAIIVTDPANIFYLIGYNAWSFYTPQMLFVPIEGEVVFFAREMDAHGAHRTTWLPAEQIVGYPESYVHRPHVHAFDWVAWALRQRHLIAPASRAGSVGLEMDSHFFSPKAYRALYNAIPEWKLVDNFELVNWVRSVKSDAEIQLMRQAGMVCSEAMRAAIETIDVGVRQCDAAAAISQAQITGTPDFGGDYPSIVPMMPTGAAADTPHLTWHQGTFVENEAVVIELTGAHNRYHCPLARTVSLGRPTDELDYVAKATAEGLNNVLEAIRPGVATRELASTWNWTLAKYGLEKPSRLGYSIGIGYPPDWGERTISIRSEDETILETNMTFHIVCGMWMEDYGFELSESVRVSPTGVETFTSFPRELIRK from the coding sequence ATGTACCTCGGCGCTCAGCTGTTCACCGACAGCGAGTACGAACAGCGCCTGACCCGTGTCCGTGAACTCATGGACCGGCAGGGCCTTTCGGCGATCATCGTCACCGATCCCGCCAACATCTTCTATCTCATCGGGTACAACGCGTGGTCGTTCTACACCCCGCAGATGCTGTTCGTACCGATCGAGGGCGAAGTGGTGTTCTTCGCCCGTGAGATGGATGCCCATGGCGCGCATCGCACCACCTGGCTCCCAGCCGAACAGATCGTCGGCTATCCGGAGAGCTACGTGCACCGACCGCATGTCCACGCCTTCGACTGGGTGGCGTGGGCGCTGCGGCAGCGTCACCTGATCGCCCCGGCTTCCCGCGCCGGTTCGGTCGGCCTCGAGATGGACTCGCACTTCTTCTCCCCCAAGGCATATCGCGCGCTCTACAACGCGATTCCGGAGTGGAAGCTGGTGGACAACTTCGAGCTCGTCAACTGGGTGCGGTCGGTCAAGTCCGACGCCGAGATCCAGCTGATGCGGCAGGCGGGCATGGTGTGTTCGGAGGCGATGCGCGCCGCCATCGAGACCATCGATGTCGGTGTTCGGCAATGCGATGCGGCCGCAGCCATCTCGCAGGCGCAGATCACCGGCACTCCGGACTTCGGCGGCGACTACCCGTCCATCGTGCCGATGATGCCGACCGGTGCCGCCGCCGACACCCCCCACCTGACCTGGCATCAGGGCACCTTCGTCGAGAACGAGGCGGTTGTCATCGAGCTCACCGGTGCGCACAACCGTTACCACTGCCCGCTGGCCCGGACCGTGTCGCTGGGCCGGCCGACCGATGAACTCGACTACGTGGCGAAGGCGACCGCCGAGGGTCTCAACAACGTGCTCGAGGCCATCCGTCCCGGGGTTGCCACCCGTGAGCTCGCCTCCACCTGGAACTGGACGCTCGCCAAGTACGGACTGGAAAAGCCCTCGCGCCTGGGCTATTCGATCGGCATCGGCTATCCGCCGGATTGGGGTGAACGCACCATCAGCATCCGTAGCGAGGACGAGACCATCCTCGAGACCAACATGACCTTCCACATCGTCTGCGGCATGTGGATGGAAGACTACGGCTTCGAGCTTTCCGAATCGGTGCGGGTCAGCCCCACCGGGGTGGAGACCTTCACCAGCTTCCCGCGAGAGCTGATCCGAAAATGA
- a CDS encoding aminotransferase-like domain-containing protein: protein MTTTTTDTPHDLHELRRSAPTLPLAGRAKDLVGSMIDSSTSLLAAQSHDIVRFAMGSPADEAVPADEFRQIAGEILDHTSFTYGATEGEPRLLQLLVDYLATTPDPSSLDRLVITTGGMQGLDLACKLFVDPGDLVIVESPTYTNGSATALSYGAQLLEVPTDEDGMQVDTLEDLVAHTHQTPKAIYTIPTFQNPSGVTLSEERRRELLHLAHKWGAVIIDDDPYGLLRFAGEDLPTFQTLSPQDPLIFSVRTFSKILAPGWRVGWVDADASLRQLLINGKQAMDTCTNVPNQHIVAEYIARGGLEDHLAGIRKLYRERKEAMQASIARHLGDRVETTDPDGGFFLWVTLRDEFAEIDTRELFEVALADGVAFIPGPALSPGGRFRNAMRLCFASSTPERIEEGIKRLSGSLEKMAHTG, encoded by the coding sequence ATGACCACCACCACAACCGACACCCCCCACGACCTCCACGAGTTGCGCCGATCGGCGCCGACCCTGCCACTGGCGGGGCGCGCCAAGGATCTGGTCGGCTCGATGATCGACTCGTCGACCTCCCTGCTGGCCGCCCAGTCCCATGACATCGTGCGGTTCGCGATGGGGTCGCCGGCCGACGAAGCCGTCCCCGCCGACGAATTCCGGCAGATCGCCGGTGAGATCCTCGATCACACCTCGTTCACCTACGGCGCCACCGAGGGGGAGCCGCGCCTGCTGCAGCTGCTCGTCGACTACCTGGCGACCACCCCGGACCCGTCGAGCCTCGACCGTCTGGTGATCACCACCGGCGGCATGCAGGGTCTCGACCTCGCATGCAAACTGTTCGTCGACCCCGGCGACCTCGTCATCGTCGAGTCACCCACCTACACCAACGGCAGCGCCACCGCGCTGTCCTACGGAGCGCAGCTGCTCGAGGTACCCACCGACGAGGACGGTATGCAGGTGGACACCCTCGAGGACCTCGTCGCCCACACGCATCAGACCCCCAAGGCCATCTACACGATCCCCACCTTCCAGAATCCTTCGGGTGTCACCCTTTCCGAGGAACGTCGCCGCGAACTGCTGCACCTGGCCCACAAGTGGGGCGCGGTGATCATCGACGACGATCCGTACGGACTGTTGCGTTTCGCCGGCGAGGACCTGCCCACCTTCCAGACACTGAGTCCGCAGGACCCGTTGATCTTCTCGGTGCGCACCTTCTCGAAGATCCTTGCGCCCGGATGGCGGGTCGGCTGGGTGGACGCCGACGCTTCCCTGCGTCAGTTGCTGATCAACGGCAAACAGGCGATGGACACCTGCACCAACGTCCCCAACCAGCACATCGTCGCCGAGTACATCGCGCGCGGCGGCCTCGAGGATCACCTGGCGGGTATCCGCAAGCTCTACCGCGAGCGCAAGGAGGCGATGCAGGCGTCGATCGCCCGCCACCTCGGCGATCGGGTCGAGACCACCGACCCCGACGGCGGATTCTTCCTCTGGGTGACGCTGCGTGACGAGTTCGCCGAGATCGACACCCGGGAGCTGTTCGAGGTTGCCCTGGCCGACGGAGTCGCGTTCATCCCGGGTCCGGCACTGTCGCCGGGCGGACGTTTCCGCAACGCCATGCGGCTGTGCTTCGCCTCCAGCACCCCTGAGCGGATCGAGGAGGGCATCAAGCGCCTGTCCGGCAGCCTGGAGAAGATGGCCCATACTGGGTAG
- a CDS encoding M20 family metallopeptidase translates to MRRAAGGGEVSLSEAEAGVLSHINADTVAMLTASLVEASSENPGGTEAAAVDVLEKACRSAGFSVTTREVAPGRPNLVATMAAGDGPGLMLLGHSDVVPAGPGWSADPYRARYADGRLYGRGATDMKGGLAAAVVAMQALSHAAAYGAELTGPVQLVCTVDEEEHGIGVRDFVAQQPDHEFAGCIVAEPTELEVVRGCRGASYIEIDITGHAAHSGRPADGRSAINAAASIIDLIRFDHEQLAMTADDLLGSGTWNVGTIAGGQGISVVAPTCNLGIDRRLMPDEDAHRIAAELRQAISQDGIDTDGVSVDVRVTMEMPGFATDESHPLVSTTVGAITDAGATTSVGGWSAACDGGFVSRDLGIPSIVCGPGEIHSQAHQPDESVAIADLETAARAYALTALRLLS, encoded by the coding sequence ATGAGGCGAGCAGCCGGAGGTGGCGAGGTGTCCCTGTCAGAAGCCGAGGCCGGCGTGTTGTCGCACATCAATGCCGACACTGTGGCAATGCTCACCGCGAGCCTGGTGGAGGCATCGAGCGAGAATCCCGGCGGTACCGAGGCCGCCGCTGTCGACGTGCTCGAAAAGGCCTGCCGGAGCGCAGGTTTTTCTGTCACCACCCGTGAGGTGGCACCGGGTCGCCCGAATCTGGTCGCCACCATGGCCGCCGGCGACGGCCCCGGCCTGATGCTGCTGGGTCACTCCGATGTGGTACCGGCCGGACCGGGGTGGTCGGCGGACCCGTATCGGGCGCGTTACGCCGATGGCCGGCTGTACGGTCGCGGCGCCACCGACATGAAGGGCGGTCTGGCCGCCGCGGTGGTGGCGATGCAGGCACTGTCACATGCCGCGGCGTACGGCGCCGAACTCACCGGCCCGGTGCAACTGGTCTGCACCGTCGACGAGGAGGAACACGGCATCGGCGTGCGCGACTTCGTCGCCCAGCAACCCGATCACGAGTTCGCCGGCTGCATCGTCGCCGAGCCCACTGAACTGGAAGTGGTCCGCGGCTGCCGAGGTGCGTCCTACATCGAGATCGACATCACCGGTCACGCAGCACATTCCGGTCGTCCCGCGGACGGACGCAGCGCCATCAACGCAGCCGCCTCCATCATCGACCTGATCCGATTCGATCACGAACAGCTCGCCATGACCGCCGACGACCTGCTCGGTTCGGGAACCTGGAATGTCGGTACCATAGCCGGCGGGCAGGGCATCTCCGTGGTTGCACCGACGTGCAATCTGGGTATCGACCGGCGTCTCATGCCCGACGAGGACGCCCACCGCATCGCAGCCGAACTGCGCCAGGCGATCTCACAGGATGGTATCGACACCGACGGGGTGTCCGTGGACGTGCGGGTCACCATGGAGATGCCGGGGTTTGCCACCGATGAGTCGCATCCGCTGGTGAGCACCACGGTGGGCGCGATCACCGACGCCGGCGCCACGACCTCTGTGGGAGGGTGGAGCGCCGCGTGCGACGGCGGATTCGTCAGCCGCGACCTCGGTATCCCGTCGATCGTGTGCGGCCCCGGTGAGATCCACAGCCAGGCCCATCAGCCCGACGAATCGGTCGCCATCGCCGACCTCGAAACCGCGGCCCGAGCCTATGCGCTGACCGCCCTGCGCTTGCTGAGCTGA